CTGACACCTAGAGGCCAAACTCTGTCTGTACAGAGCGCTTCAGGGTAAAATGGCCGTTAGGAGaatttcactgttttcactgtTGAATGGCAGATAATGGTActggtttaatttttaataaggttgttgttgttttgtttttttttactaatcaTGTTCTGTTTGTGCCAAAAGAGACGCTCCACCTGAGTTACACTGGTCCCAGATGAAATCCTCAAAGTCCCCTCATGTATTCATGTTTcaaagttaaaggaatagttcgacattttgggaaataaacgTATTTGCTTTCTCTCTGAGAGACGTTCAAActaaatccacctaccagcagctctaacGCTCACCTGATATCTCGCGCCATCAGtcttctcctctaactctcGGAAAGAATAGTTCCCGAACTGTCGAACCGCTGCTTTAACACGATGGCCGAGAAAGTTTCAGCAACATGCGACGTGCAAATGAGGCAATAGTGTCGTTTTATTCCGGAGATGCGAGGCTTTCGTCGGCACCGCAGCTTGTGGAGTTGGGCCTGATATTTAATTTGCAAAATGATTGATGAACTGTAGGTGCTCGTCGCCCAGGAAGTCCAGAACTGCTGATAAATTCAAGTCAACCTGCCCTGATCGACCACGCTGCGTTTGTTCACACGGTGAAGTGTTGACTGTGGAGGAGCTGTTTCACATCTGGCTACACAGGTTAGCCGCGGCGGTATCTCCATTAGCTTCCTCCATGTGAAACGCtaatatcaataaaaacaaacagcagtttcaAAATCCCACAGAATCAACTGAACAAGAACAGgcagaagaaataaaaacaccagaAACCGAGCGACGTTATTTTGCAGATGAACAAACGACAGCGCTAGCTAGTGGCAATGAGGTGATGAAGCAGAGGATTGTGGGTACAACAGTCATCGCAGCCTTTAACCTTCTGAATTAGAGCGACGTGATTAATTGTGTTTGTCTGCCAGCAATAATGCAGCAATATGAACTTTTGATTTGAAGAATGACAGTGAGCAATAAGTGAAATAGGAAGTGGCTGATTAGCTGCTTTCAGGTCTCTATTTTTGGATAAAGGTGGTTTAATTTGCTGATACGGGACGATACAGAGTATTACAGTAATAGATTCACCCTGATATATTCTTAAACTGTTTTTTCCTTCCTGCTTTGTGTCTTTGGGGAAGCTGGTTCGAGTCATTACTGCTCTGCTTTGGGATGCTGGTTTGGTGTTTTCggtattttgtttgtattttctacaaaacgacgatgatgatgatgagaacAAAAGAGTGTCCAGTTCATTTCAACACGATCAAAGAAATTGTTTTGCAAagtttgtggggtttttttgctcagaaaattatgtttttttttctggaaaatcaatgCAAGTGATTTATAATGTGTGATTTATAATTTGCCTTGTAAAATTGACCgttcgctaaacccctccccctgAACAGCGATGTCCAATCATAGCTAGGCACGACATGTCTGTCAGGATTCGTGTTTCTTCACATGTTGAAGTGctgtacattttgaaagtgttaaaaaaaaagattaaacattgtgtttatctgctctaacttAGCTGTATTcgttagcatgtctggctagctagcttaggCCAAGAGTTAGCATATCATTAGCTGACTGcattagtttgtggggttacaggttgtTAAAAACGTCCCGTTAGCAACTAGCACATGCATTGCGTAGTattctgtcactgtgtgtcctggatgctatcagagtttaagctaacgttagcagctctgtcccgCTCTTTATTGAATTTGAGGTAGTTTACACTCCAGAAACTCCAGCTAACGTTACCTGAGACAGTTTGTCAAACACATCAGCGAGTCCTCGTCCTGGAAGACTTTTCTCTCGTCAGTAAGAACACTGCGATGCACGAGCAGAGCTgtttgttagctttagcctcagtgtGTAAGCACGATATCACGGAGGCATCAATATTTGAGATCAATGTTAAAACGGCTCGGCTGGAAGCGTTAAAGTCAGCTAGAGGCCGCGTCTTCAGGCAACTCGGagcgctaacgttagcttaattagcaagctagctacagctgataaagtCTGTCTGGAAATGAGAATCTGCTTTTGTCTTTACTTCTGTTAGAAATCGAGGATCGCCGATTAAATCTGCCGCTGGTGCCGTTTCAAACTTTACGtggcgtagcaacagtaactaaggagGGCGGGGCTTAACAAACGGTCAGTTAGCTACAGTTATAACTTTCCCGCCCTGCACTGAGGCTTCTTCGCTCTTCCACctgttgtgatttttttaaaatagtagtatTTTTCCTCAGAGTCGGCAGCTTTGCTGAGAACGGATACGCGACGTAGTCTGAAAGCAGGTTGCTATTTTATGTTTGCGAGagtgtgtgaatatatatattaaaaaaaaaacacgttgCTATGAATTTACCCATATTGGGTTTGCATCTTGATTAATGTTTAAGGTTGATGATTATTCTTAAAAATCTATTAATCCAATCAACAATCACAATGAAATGACTCCACGGGAGCGTCTTCTCCACTGCTTTCGTGTCCGTCGGCCCTGTGAAGACCCTCCGCTGCCGCTGGACGTCACTACCGCCGCCATCATTTTGTTAGCACGCCGTGCTAACACTGTTAGCAGACGTTAGGGatgagaagagcacagaggaaacagaaaaatacagaaacgtTGTCGGGGTCTTTTAAGTCTgctgcatttattaaaaggTAATAAATGGTTTCAGAGGCATCCGTGCGTCCCACATCTGACGAGGGAGATGTTAAGTGGCGACGGAGCGGCTCGCTGCGCTGTTAAAGCCTTTAGCGAAGATTTTTCTAACAGCATCGGTGTTTGAACTAGACTAGCGGGAAGCTTTTCGCTCGTCGCCAGGGTTCAGCAGGACTGACGTCACTTCACTTTCATCTCGGGTCGCTTCAAAATATTCACGCGAGCTGCGATTTACTGGAACGTTTGAGGTCCCGTCGCTCATCCGGGGAACGTTATTACTTATCCAAAAGGTTTGGGAAAGTCTGAGAACTGAAAACAGAATCAGTCTGACGTCagtcctgctgtctgtctgtcgtgtTTGAGggattttaactgttttatatttaataccactgtctttctttctgccaTGAGAAAATATGGACTATTTTTGATGTATGTATTCTTTCACCTAGAGAATAAGAATTAATAATTTCATAAGATGATTTCACCTCTTGAGCTGAAATAAACtgatttgttcacattttattaaagtgttttgtctttgttatttttaactagatgattaaaaaaatgagCTAGAAGTTACAGATAGATGCTAACGATAAGTCCGCTCATGGATCAGTACGACGAGTCCTAATTTATATCAATTCCTTTACAAGAAGATTTTTATTTCCACAAATCTAAAGAATAAACCGTCTGAAACCACGCTAGCTGCTCTGTGCGATAAATGCTAACGtttagcagctataatgttACCATGCTCACCATGttaggttagcatgctaacattagctagttagcagtgaacacagagcgcagctgaggctgatgggagcgtcagcagctctgcaggtgtttggtcagaaagtgtcggacacgttaacatgtcgacctgatggtggcgctgaTTTgaagatgttagcatgctaacacgctaagttATGATTGTGAACATACTGCGTCCTCGTTCACTCCTCCAGTTTCCCACGCTGACTTTCATTTCATGTACTAGTGTTTCCGTATTAGTGGTAACACTTTCTGCTACGTCCAGCAGAGACTCTGGAATCTGGTTCTCGACTCCGTAACCaaaatgtcatcagcataaagaAATCATTTGTTCCCTGGCGCCTCCAGTAACTCCTTGCATCCACGGCGAGCTGATCTGGACGTATTAGCCCATCAGTGAAGCCTGCAGCCCGGCACGAATACAGCGCTTTTAtccatttacaaaaaaaaaaaaacatcaccaaaCCTGAATTTTGACAGCGCCGCAGGTAAGAAACGGTTAGCTAGCCTCAGTGCTAATAGCTTGGACAGTTGGCTTTTTTTTGGTACACGTGATGTCATCGCTTCAGAGTGAACCGTATTGCGATGCTTTTCGTTTGAGGttgttaaagaaaatattgGCAGGGACAATTCAATTCagcatcaacaaaaaaacatctgatttttcttttaaaacatttattctgttttgacCAGAACAACAACGTGAAAGGGCGCGACACCGGCAGTCGTTTCCTGTTTccctctgattggtcagtgtGTCAGTAGGAAGCTGAGGTCACTGCCCGGGTCGTACTCCACTGAGGGCTTTCCCCTGAaacgcacaaaaacacagtcgGATGGTGactgttactggtgttactggtgtGCGTTCAGGTTCAGGTGTGTGTTGTACCTGGTGAAGAGCCTGGCCTTGGTGCTTCCCAGTAGTGTTGCTTTGTTTCCCTCCACCAGCAGCATGGACCCCTCCCTCAGACCCTGAAAAGGCACAAAATTACCGTAAGTGCTCTAATAAAAGCAGCTGTTTCACCCTCTCGGCAGGATTTGTCCGTGGCCctctcaaacaaacactgaGGAACATTGTGCTGCGATGGCTGACGTGGTAAATTCAGGATAATGTACTTTTCCACAGCTCTAATTCCATCATTACAACAACAGCGGCGTTATTGTGTTTGCTAATCCCTGCGCAgatacagtttaaaatgataaCGGAGGCACGTTTAACActgaacattttgaaacaatggcaaaaacaaaagcagcttctcatttgtaGTTGGTGACGGTCAATGTGTGCTGAAAAGACAACTGTCACTGGCAGATTCtatagctgtagctagctagctagctaattaagctaatgttaactCCATAAATTGATTCAAAACTGTCTCTAGCTGACTCTTTAGCTTGTTTTAAAATCGGTTAGCTGAGAGAATCAGTCTGTTAacatatcatgctaacagactgaggctaaagctaacaggtcccagctcatgatatcatgctaacagactaaggctaaagctaacaggtcccagctcatgatatcgtgctaacagactgaggctaaagctaacaggtcccagctcatgatatcgtgctaacagactgaggctaaagctaacaggtcccagctcatgatatcatgctaacagactaaggctaaagctaacaggtcccagctcatgatatcgtgctaacagactgaggctaaagctaacaggtcccagctcatgatatcatgctaacagactgaggataaagctaacaggtcccaggtcatgatatcatgctaacagactgaggctaaagctaacaggtcccaggttatgatatcatgctaacagactgaggctaaagctaacaggtcccagctcatgatatcatgctaacagactgaggctaaagctaacaggtcccagctcatgatatcgtgctaacagactaaggctaaagctaacaggtcccagctcatgatatcgtgctaacagactgaggctaaagctaacaggtcccagctcatgatatcatgctaacagactaaggctaaagctaacaggtcccagctcatgatatcgtgctaacagactgaggctaaagctaacaggtcccagctcatgatatcatgctaacagactgaggctaaagctaacaggtcccaggttaTGATaccatgctaacagactgaggctaaagctaacaggtcccaggttatgatatcatgctaacagactgaggctaaagctaacaggtcccagctCATGATATCATGcaaacagactgaggctaaagctaacaggtcccagctcatgatatcatgctaacagactaaggctaaagctaacaggtcccagctcatgatatcatgctaacagactcaggataaagctaacaggtcccagctcatgatatcatgctaacagactgaggctaaagctaacaggtcccaggttaTGATaccatgctaacagactgaggctaaagctaacaggtcccaggttatgatatcatgctaacagactgaggctaaagctaacaggtcccagctCATGATATCATGcaaacagactgaggctaaagctaacaggtcccagctcatgatatcatgctaacagactgaggctaaagctaacaggtcctaggttatgatatcatgctaacagactgaggctaaagctaacaggtcctaggttatgatatcatgctaacagacacCAGGTTATGATaccatgctaacagactgaggctaaagctaacaggtcccaggttatgatatcatgctaacagactgaggctaaagctaacaggtcccagctCATGATAtaatgctaacagactgaggatgaagctaacaggtcccagctcatgatatcatgctgacagactgaggctaaagctaacaggtcccagctcatgatatcatgctaacagactaaggctaaagctaacaggtcccaggttatgatatcatgctaacagactgaggctaaagctaacaggtcccagctCATGATAtaatgctaacagactgaggatgaagctaacaggtcccagctcatgatatcatgctgacagactgaggctaaagctaacaggtcccaggtcatgatatcatgctaacagactgaggatgaagctaacaggtcccagctcatgatatcatgctaacagactgaggctaaagctaacaggtcccagctcatgatatcatgctaacagactgaggctaaagctaacaggtcccagctcatgatatcatgctaacagactgaggctaaagctaacaggtcccaggtcatcaTCCTTATCAGCTGATGATCCTAGTATTTATAAAAAGGAAGATCAGACTGCTGgtctaacataaccctgtttggctgatTAGCTAAACTTCTCGTTCGTATTTTAAAACAGTAAGTTTCACTTTTAGCGCTGCAGGAGAAAAGTCTTCCAGGACGAGGACTGTCTCAGGTAACGTTGGCTGGAGTGTGAACTTCCTCAAATCTAATGAAGatcaggacagagctgctaacgctagcttaaactctgatagcatccaggcCCGACTCggaagtgttgagtttaaaCAATTAAAGAAGCTGAGAGTATGGCGTGATGCTGCACTGATGGGATTAGTGCTGGAGAAATGGACATTATGCTGAATTGATAAAGACAACAAACGGGGGACATGAGGCACAAAGGCGGTCTCACCAGGACACATGGAGTATCAGGTTCTTCGTGGTACTGGGTGATCCTCTGCTCTCTGGTCTCCTGCaccacagcaacaacacaacatCACTCACTCGTTGCTCCTGTATAACAGGCATTCAGTAGTTCATAGCGTCTTAGtaataatatacataaatatatatatatatatatatatatatatatatatatataaaaatataccgATGGTACAGCAAGTtcatattaatggattttgtcactcctGTTATTATCTTTCTTCTATCTGGAGGATAATCATGCTCCAAGTTTTgaaactacagttcccataatgctttgggaTGCAAACAGGAAGTATCATGTTGCCATGagctacaacttgagccctgTTTTTTTCAGCCTGTATTTTTTAACCGTCcccgtcagagcagccgaaccagcagtcagcagctcctgtctgcagtggacccgtggacggacagacagctgtctctggatcactgtgagactgaaggaaactcagaaacagcaggattctcaggcaggttctgcagccgctttcctCTCTGGCGTCTCAGTGGATTTACGGACGTGGGCGTCAGAGATAAATAATATCTTcgtctgaaaatgtgtgtttcgcgtgtgtgtgtgttttaatcatTAACCCCCATCACAGACGACACAGAGCTAACCGCCAGGTAACAGAAGTGACCACAGAgacctgggggggggggggggggtctgatCTTTGCCGCCACGCTTCGATGGTGAACACATGGCGGTGTCTTTATTAGAGTGAATCACCCTCATGCATGACTCACACATCAAGAGCCATAATTGTACGCATGATCCATGATGatgaagatacagaaaaatagaaatgcgtGGCCAAAACAGCACATTGTCATTTACAGACCCCCATAATGTCACAAATCATGTTTTCAGGGGAGCAAATCAGCAGCCGagctacaataactaacttcctgttgtttccttCGCCTCTGGCTTCatcttattattttaatttattttattttttaagcttATCGCGTGTTTTACTCCAGGACTTCTGCTCCGCCGCGTTTCtctgacggctttagttacttttcaaatcgagattttacataaaaatattgatattgatattatttacctccattactgctgtgcaatatcttaataatctcaataagctgcacttaactcgacagtacatgcacctctgcttattacttatattattacattgtattattatactgtattatcatcatcagccggtaaacccacctggtacttaacttattttctgacctgtttttatagtgtttatagtttttatagtgtatcatattgtttgctagtacttcctcctgtgtgcgctgacgtaaaggcgagctgctgtaacaaagagtttcccttcggggatcaataaagtgtttctgattctgattctaaataAAACGCGCTCAGCTGCTCTTCAGCACTGTGAACTTCCAAATCAATAACCAGCAGTGACCACGAGGGGGCGCCGTCCTCCACCGCACGCTGTGGCCGGGACTCCGCAGCATGCTGGGAGACTTTCAGGACCGTCTGCAGGAAAACAGACTTTCATGTGTTTAAACTGGGTTTGGGCGTTCGTCGTTACAGTTTGGTGACGATGATCAGCTGCAGCCGTGACTACGCTGAGATCACATCGTCACATCACGTGGGGATAAAGGTCAGAGCAGCAGGGGATTGTGGGACGGCGGGGCCTCACACGAGCAAAGGTGCTGACGCTGCACTTCTTTCTGTCAGCGCAGCAGTTTTCAACACGTTGCATCACTTCCCCGGGCGCCGAGCTGCTTCTCACGGGACGGGGCGGGGGGCAACTGATATGGCAGCTAATCGACCAATCAGCACGCGCTGCGTTATCAGCTCGAGGTTTCATCATCACTCTGAACTCTGGAGGAAGCGCTCCGACCCTCGGCTTCAGTTAAACACCAGGaagtgaacacactgtaacaagTATTCTCAGCTTCCTGAAGTATCAGCAGGACAAGTTCTCCttgggagagaagaagaagaagaagaagaagaagaagaaagaagaagaagaagaagaagaagaagaagaagaagaaagaagaagaagaagaagaagaagaagaagaagaagaagaagaagaagaagaagaagaagaagaagaagaagaagaagaagaagaagaagaagaagaagaagaagaagaagaagaagaagaagaagaagaagaagaagctttaggacttttctctcatctttgATTTTTGGTGAAATGTTAGTTTCTGAAATGAAAGCATGGGAGAGGTTGAGACCTCCGGGACTCACCCCCATGTGGCGGCTGCTGGCAGGCGCGGCGCCCAGGTAGTGCGGGTAGTGCGGGTTGATGTTGAAGGGGACGAGGCCGATGGCGGAGAAGGACGGAGGGTAGACGATGGGCATGTCGTTGGTGGTGTTGATGCTGATGGTGGCCACGTTGGTGCCGGCACTGGAGCCCATGTAGGGGACACCgtcctggaggaggaggaggaagaggaagaggaggaggaggaggaggaggaggaggaggaagggaggaggaggggaagagggtGTAAAGAAGGAAACAGGACAGGAGGAAGatttaataaaacagaaacagtagTTGTAAGGCTCACGGAGCgtctctcctgattggctgactgagtgaataactgctgacgtcatgaagagctgagagcatcagctgtgtggagcgatgaggaggctggagccttcctcacatgaacacatgaagccaACAGAAACGTCACgtttccatcgtctgagcttttaatggcgtcgtctcgctgcgtcctcttcttcttctgcggcgctttaacggcagcggctggaggatcggctccaccagctgttcgCCTCCGTCAGCCAATCAGCTCGCGTTCtcgcagcagcggcggcggcggcggagACGAGCAGCGCGTCACGTTTCCAGTTTACGTTTGGATGGAAACGTCCCGAGCGCCGTCAGCTGAAGagtcggaggaggaggaggaggagcaaacAGGAAGCAGTCGCTCCATCACAGTTTTGTAGTTCGGCCATTTTGAGTCGAGACTCTGGTACAAACCGTGTCTCTGGCTTCTCTGTACCTCATCAGCTGACGCACAGACtgacacacctgtgtgtgtgtgtgtgtgtgtgtgtgtgtgtgtgtgtgtgtgtgtgtgtgtgtgtgtgtgtgtgtgcgcgtcacCTCGAGCACTCTCCTCCTGATCTCCGTCACCACCTGGTTGTCATAGAGACTCTTCAGCAGCCGGAAGGTGTTTCCTCCTCCTGTGAAACACACACTGCCGTTAGACCGCAGGTCACCTGAGAACTATGGGTAACGGAGTCCGCCGTGGTGTTTGCGTCTGCAGCGACTGTGCCCCGTTCGTTCCTCACCTATGAAAATGCCCTCGGCCCTCCGGACGGCGTCGACGGGGTCCGGGGCCTCGTGGAGGCCGTCCACCTCGTAGCCTGCGGAGACAGCTCTCGGTAACATCTAGAGGCGTCGTTCAGCTCGGAGCGTCTCAGAAACCAGCAAGCGTTTAGAcgcaaatacagaaatgcactGAAAATGCCAAAACTACATggaaactaaacacaaactacagaaGAACACGAAGAAAACACAATATGTTATTTAAGAAATATACAGAGCGTGCAGGCCGCAGCTCCGTAGGAACATTAAACTACTGgactgttttatatatatttatgagaCTTGCAGGATTAAATTACGTGAATATTGGCACTG
This Siniperca chuatsi isolate FFG_IHB_CAS linkage group LG12, ASM2008510v1, whole genome shotgun sequence DNA region includes the following protein-coding sequences:
- the si:dkey-69o16.5 gene encoding alpha-aspartyl dipeptidase-like, producing the protein MKRRLLLVSNSTLHGSGYLDHCQQHIAHFFGKDVKRVLFVPHALHDRDAYTKTARDKFKTLGYEVDGLHEAPDPVDAVRRAEGIFIGGGNTFRLLKSLYDNQVVTEIRRRVLEDGVPYMGSSAGTNVATISINTTNDMPIVYPPSFSAIGLVPFNINPHYPHYLGAAPASSRHMGETREQRITQYHEEPDTPCVLGLREGSMLLVEGNKATLLGSTKARLFTRGKPSVEYDPGSDLSFLLTH